The following DNA comes from Candidatus Binatia bacterium.
GGCCGTGGAGCGCGATCCCTCCGACGCGCTCGCATGGGCCGAGCTGGGGAACGCTCATGCCGACGAGGCGTACTTCGGCATGCGGTCCAACGAGGACGGGTACGCGCGGGCACGCGAGGCGGTCGCGCGCGCGCTGACGCTGGAGCCCGATCTCGCGCCGGCCCACGCGCGGATGGCGCGGATCCAGTTCGTGCACGATCGGGACTGGGCGCGGGCCGAGGCTTCCTTCCTGCGCGCGCTCGATCGCGATCCCAACAACGCCACCGCGCTCCACGGCGCGGCGATCCTGCTCCAGGCGCTGGGGCGCTCCGACGAGGCGGTGCGGATGAACCTCCGCGCCATCGCTCTGGATCCCCTGAGCGCGGCATCGCAGAACAACCTGGGATGCGTCTACTACGAGTCGGGCCGGCTGGCCGAGGCGGAAGCCGCGCTCCGGATGGCCCTGGAGCTGTCCCCGAACCGCTACGGCACGCGCTCGTTCCTGGCGCAGGTGCTGATGGAACAGGGGCGCGGCGAGGAGGCGTTCCAGGAGGCGGTTCGCGAGCCCGACGACGTCTATCGCCTCCTCACGCTCGCGATCGTTCACCGTCGCCAGGATCGCGAGGCCGAGTCGCTCGAGGCGATCCGCGAGCTCGCCGCCAAGCACGGCGAGGAGTTCGGATTGCAGGTGGCCGAGGCCCACGGAGCCTGCGGCCATGCCGACGAGGCGTTCGCGTGGCTGGAGCGCGCGCTCGAGCGCCGCGACAGCGGCCTCATGCACATCAAGCCCAGCCCCCACTTCCGATCCGTCCGGTCCGACCCCAGATGGAGCGCCTTCCTGAAGAAGCTGGGCCTCGACGACTGAGCGGCGGCTCCCGCCCCCGGGAGCGCTCTTTTTTCTTTCGCGACGGCGCGCGCGGCCTCACGCTAGGGTTCCCCCCCATCGACGAAGCGCGCCGGATCACCGGAGGATACGATGAAGCGATTCCTGTTCGGCTGGGCCGCGGCTTGCCTGGTTCTCGGCGCGGCGCTCGCGATGCCACCATCGCATGCGTCCGCCGCGACCCGAGACCGCGCGGCCGAGGTGCGCGCCGCGGAGCGCGCATTCGCAAAGACGATGGCGGACCGAGATCTCAAGTCCTTCGGCGGCTATATCGCCGTGGAGGGCGTGTTCTTCGGGCGGAACGGCGCGATCCGGGGACGCAAAGCGGTGGTGGAGGCCTGGACGAAGTTCTTCGATGGCCCGGAAGCCCCCTTTTCCTGGGATCCGGAGACGATCGAAGTCTTGAAGTCGGGCAAGCTCGCGCTGTCGAGCGGCCCGGTGAAGGATCCCAAAGGCACCGTGATCGGCACCTTCAGCACGATCTGGCGGCTCGAACCCGACGGCAAGTGGCGCGTCGTGTTCGACAAGGGCTGCCCGGTGTGCGAGCCGGAAACCAAGCCCTGACGGGAGGAATTACAGGTCAGGCTTCGGACTCGGACCGAAGCAGGTAACCGAGGTCGCCGCCGTAGCGAACCTGTTCCTGACGCCCCAGCGCGAAGGACCACGTGATCGATCGGGGAGGCTCCAGGAGGTTCCGGTAGGCGATCGACATCTGTCGCGCGGCCTCGGGGAGCGGGACGCGCCCGGTTCTCGTGCCCAGGCCGGGGCAGGCCACGATCCCGATCGGGCGCGCTCCACTTCCGTTGTGGCGGCGGACCGCAAGGAGCATGGAGCTCATCGCACGGTAGACGTTATCGGTTCGCGCGATGGTCATCGGGGTCCGCATCGTGGGCGTGTGGGCCAGGTACGGGTGTTGCGGATGCCCCGTTTCCACGATCATGGAGGTCCCGACCGGCTGCTCTCCGAGGTATTCGTCCAGGATCCGGCACTGGACGCGCTCCATGAGGTCCTGCCCGAAGAACCGCGTGATGGCGGCGTCCACGCCGCCATCCATCAACCCGAACGAATTGGCCGCGGACACCATGCAGTCGAATGCGGAG
Coding sequences within:
- a CDS encoding nuclear transport factor 2 family protein; translated protein: MKRFLFGWAAACLVLGAALAMPPSHASAATRDRAAEVRAAERAFAKTMADRDLKSFGGYIAVEGVFFGRNGAIRGRKAVVEAWTKFFDGPEAPFSWDPETIEVLKSGKLALSSGPVKDPKGTVIGTFSTIWRLEPDGKWRVVFDKGCPVCEPETKP
- a CDS encoding macro domain-containing protein, translated to MSDGLGFELVLVDPKPELCAAWEEAFRGRSEVHVVCGRFEGLSAFDCMVSAANSFGLMDGGVDAAITRFFGQDLMERVQCRILDEYLGEQPVGTSMIVETGHPQHPYLAHTPTMRTPMTIARTDNVYRAMSSMLLAVRRHNGSGARPIGIVACPGLGTRTGRVPLPEAARQMSIAYRNLLEPPRSITWSFALGRQEQVRYGGDLGYLLRSESEA